A genomic region of Salinibacter pepae contains the following coding sequences:
- a CDS encoding Gfo/Idh/MocA family protein: MDAPAQNVDTVGWGVIGCGWVARDFGIPAIQNASNSRLVGLCDRDGDALAATLPDTSVPCRTQRTGELLRRDDLDAVYVATPNDSHAELVSACAEAGKHVLCEKPMARTTPEAESLVDACRTAGVRYATAFDQRFHPAHRRLQDLVADGTLGTVTTVRIHYACWTPADWTPDGISLDNWRVDPDRAGGGAFIDLAPHGLDLTQMILGEPLTSVSALLQGQVFDYPVDDGAALIARSESGTLLSQSVAYNCPDVFPRRRLEVIGTEGRALAVNTMGQDEGGEVTLTRSDGTETAIDFDKDRSPFLGQVDAFARSVRTVEPFPFSPAHDLHIMRLVDAAVESPSTEVPVSPAPAA; this comes from the coding sequence ATGGACGCTCCCGCTCAGAACGTCGATACGGTCGGATGGGGGGTCATCGGATGCGGGTGGGTGGCCCGCGACTTTGGCATTCCCGCAATCCAAAACGCCTCGAACAGCCGACTCGTGGGGCTTTGCGACCGGGACGGGGATGCCCTGGCGGCCACGCTTCCTGACACCAGTGTGCCATGCAGAACCCAGCGGACCGGCGAGCTGCTCCGGCGCGACGACCTCGACGCTGTATACGTTGCAACCCCCAACGACAGCCACGCTGAGCTCGTGTCTGCCTGCGCGGAGGCAGGGAAGCATGTGCTGTGCGAAAAGCCCATGGCCCGCACAACGCCCGAGGCCGAATCCTTGGTAGACGCCTGCCGCACTGCCGGTGTCCGCTACGCGACAGCGTTCGACCAGCGCTTCCACCCCGCTCACCGTCGGCTTCAGGATCTTGTCGCGGACGGCACGCTGGGTACCGTGACCACTGTTCGGATCCATTACGCCTGCTGGACCCCGGCCGACTGGACTCCCGATGGCATCAGCCTCGACAACTGGCGTGTTGATCCCGACCGCGCGGGCGGCGGTGCATTCATCGACCTCGCTCCCCACGGCCTCGATCTCACCCAGATGATTTTGGGGGAGCCGCTCACCTCCGTGTCGGCCCTGTTGCAGGGGCAGGTCTTCGATTATCCGGTGGACGACGGTGCGGCCCTCATCGCACGGTCGGAGAGCGGCACCCTCCTGTCACAGTCCGTCGCCTACAACTGCCCCGACGTGTTTCCGCGACGCCGCCTGGAAGTCATCGGGACCGAGGGGCGCGCACTGGCGGTCAACACGATGGGACAGGACGAAGGAGGCGAGGTCACGCTTACGCGCAGCGATGGCACCGAAACGGCGATTGATTTTGACAAGGACCGGTCGCCGTTTCTCGGGCAGGTGGACGCCTTCGCCCGTTCGGTGCGTACCGTCGAGCCGTTTCCCTTCTCTCCGGCCCACGACCTCCACATCATGCGCCTCGTCGACGCCGCAGTCGAGTCCCCCAGTACCGAGGTCCCGGTGTCTCCGGCCCCTGCCGCCTGA
- a CDS encoding inositol-3-phosphate synthase yields the protein MASSDSPSGRLGVAIVGLGGAVATTTVAGIELMRSGNAKHHGLPLAALDESLTQGLASYESLVFGGWDFYDVDLEQAAENHDVLDPGQLEKVRSSLGSLSPWPAVGNERFCREVTGDHQVATSGHRETVDTLQDDLRRFKSENDLDNLVVVNLASTEARADPSLPVYGSEEAFRNGIEENHEAISPAMLYAFAAIDAGVPYVNFTPSLAADTPALREMASRLNVPVAGKDGKTGQTLLKTILAPGLRSRALNVDGWYSTNILGNRDGRALSDEDSLASKVETKGSVLDSILGYEVEDHIVDIRYYGPRGDNKEAWDNIDLTGFLGKKMQLKLNFLCRDSILAAPLVIELVRCVDLADRTEQGGVQEHLGVFFKSPMVEKGHVPEHGLPSQQRALHQWLERVHSSKDGASPSEENGEAGIPASNGTESSGTESNGKAPESAAPSGSPSSSVADR from the coding sequence ATGGCCTCTTCTGACTCCCCCTCTGGACGACTCGGTGTTGCCATAGTGGGACTTGGCGGCGCGGTCGCGACGACGACGGTCGCCGGGATTGAATTGATGCGCTCCGGCAATGCCAAGCACCACGGGCTTCCCCTCGCAGCCCTTGATGAGAGCCTCACGCAGGGCCTTGCCTCCTACGAGTCGCTTGTGTTCGGCGGCTGGGACTTCTACGACGTAGACCTCGAGCAGGCCGCAGAGAACCATGATGTGCTCGATCCAGGTCAGTTGGAGAAGGTTCGCTCTAGCTTGGGATCACTCAGCCCCTGGCCCGCGGTGGGCAATGAGCGGTTCTGTCGGGAGGTAACTGGGGACCACCAAGTGGCCACGTCGGGACACCGAGAGACGGTCGACACGCTACAGGATGACCTGCGTCGCTTCAAAAGCGAGAACGACCTGGACAACCTCGTGGTCGTGAATTTGGCCTCCACGGAGGCTCGGGCCGATCCCTCTCTGCCTGTATACGGTTCTGAGGAGGCGTTTCGCAACGGGATCGAGGAAAACCACGAGGCCATCAGTCCGGCGATGCTCTACGCGTTCGCTGCGATCGATGCCGGCGTGCCGTACGTCAACTTTACGCCCAGCCTGGCCGCCGACACCCCTGCCCTTCGGGAGATGGCCTCGCGCCTGAACGTTCCCGTGGCCGGAAAGGACGGCAAGACCGGACAGACGCTCCTGAAAACCATTTTAGCACCGGGCCTGAGGTCACGAGCACTGAACGTGGACGGGTGGTACTCGACCAACATCCTCGGCAACCGCGACGGCCGTGCTCTCAGCGACGAGGACTCTCTCGCCTCGAAGGTTGAGACCAAAGGGTCTGTGCTCGACTCCATACTGGGGTATGAGGTTGAGGACCACATTGTCGACATCCGGTATTACGGCCCCCGTGGCGACAACAAGGAGGCGTGGGACAACATCGACCTGACGGGGTTTCTTGGAAAGAAGATGCAGCTGAAGCTCAACTTTCTCTGCCGCGATTCCATCCTGGCGGCCCCGCTCGTGATCGAGTTGGTTCGGTGTGTCGATCTTGCCGATCGCACCGAACAGGGCGGCGTCCAGGAGCATCTCGGGGTGTTTTTCAAGTCCCCCATGGTGGAGAAGGGCCACGTTCCGGAGCACGGCCTCCCCTCTCAGCAGAGGGCCCTCCATCAGTGGCTTGAGCGAGTTCACAGCTCGAAGGACGGGGCGTCTCCATCGGAGGAAAATGGAGAGGCAGGCATTCCCGCGAGCAACGGCACCGAAAGCAGTGGCACTGAGAGCAACGGCAAGGCCCCGGAGTCGGCGGCGCCGTCGGGCAGCCCGTCCTCATCCGTCGCAGACAGGTGA
- a CDS encoding DMT family transporter, whose translation MSSSTKPLVGAYSGIFYIVGAAFFWSLTSAFVKVVGQGGVSSQQIVLTRAAVTLIYSYVLVRWSDEASLWGTDLTLLWLRGFFGFATLSCFFFALTKLPLADATVIHYTNPVFTALIAAAVLGEELRTSELLGALASLAGVALITQPSFLFGGSGAALDLTYVGIALLGAVCASSAQVLIRRLRKTEHPLVVVFYFPFVATIGGLPTAAVTDLQWPTFWEWIMLIGGVAGCAQVAQILLTKGLHNEKAGRAMAVSYLQIVFAAGLGLLVFGEAVDLWSIAGALLVVAGTGFAAWKR comes from the coding sequence ATGAGTTCATCCACTAAGCCACTGGTTGGCGCCTACTCGGGGATTTTTTACATCGTGGGTGCTGCGTTCTTCTGGAGCCTAACGAGCGCCTTTGTCAAAGTCGTTGGCCAGGGGGGCGTGTCGAGTCAGCAGATTGTCCTCACCCGTGCCGCCGTCACTTTAATCTATAGCTACGTCCTCGTCCGATGGTCTGACGAGGCCTCTCTGTGGGGAACGGACCTGACGTTGCTCTGGCTCAGGGGCTTTTTCGGATTTGCAACCCTCAGTTGCTTTTTCTTTGCCCTCACGAAGCTTCCCCTGGCAGATGCCACCGTAATCCACTACACCAATCCCGTATTCACTGCCCTCATTGCCGCGGCAGTGCTTGGGGAGGAACTACGCACGTCGGAGCTTCTTGGGGCGCTTGCGAGTCTTGCAGGGGTCGCCCTTATCACACAGCCCTCGTTTCTATTTGGAGGCTCTGGCGCGGCACTCGATCTCACCTATGTCGGAATTGCCCTCCTGGGGGCCGTGTGCGCCTCGTCGGCGCAAGTACTGATCCGCAGGCTCCGCAAGACCGAGCACCCACTGGTGGTGGTGTTCTACTTTCCCTTCGTCGCCACGATCGGGGGACTTCCGACGGCAGCGGTCACCGATCTGCAGTGGCCGACGTTCTGGGAGTGGATCATGCTGATCGGAGGGGTTGCCGGCTGTGCTCAAGTTGCACAAATTCTGCTCACGAAGGGGCTCCACAATGAGAAAGCCGGTCGTGCCATGGCCGTGTCGTATCTCCAGATCGTCTTCGCCGCCGGGCTGGGGCTTCTCGTGTTTGGGGAAGCGGTCGACCTCTGGAGCATAGCGGGGGCGCTCCTCGTGGTTGCCGGGACAGGATTTGCCGCCTGGAAGCGGTAG
- the rmuC gene encoding DNA recombination protein RmuC has protein sequence MPNILILSFALALGSALLGGGIAWLALKRRVEAAYERGLADREEDVSALKQKVSALQQETESLTSQLGDVKAERDELSGQVGDLREETSTLKTKNENLRSRLEEQEGRIEKQQEELRDQFKNLANEILEEKTEKFTEQNEENLDQLLGPLQEKLEGFKEKVEETYEKGLKERSQLETQIEQLSDLNETMSERAEDLVGALEGQSKTQGDWGEMVLKRILEESGLKEGREYHTQVSRTNGQGKRLRPDCVIELPEDRFVVVDSKVSLTAYRRFSSADGEEERQSHLKDHLQSVRSHVEGLASKDYGSLYGERSPDFALMFMPIEPAFALALQNDEGLYQSAFDQGVVIVSPTTLQATTLTIANIWRQERQTQNAREIAERGGRLYDKFVLFAEALEEVGQRIDQAQESYHTARKRLTDGRGNLLRQVEMLRELGAENSKDLPEEMEGDLARADLPDSQKTGSDDAS, from the coding sequence ATGCCCAACATCCTCATTCTTTCTTTCGCTCTAGCCCTCGGCTCGGCCCTTCTCGGCGGCGGGATCGCGTGGTTGGCTTTGAAACGCCGCGTCGAGGCGGCCTACGAGCGCGGCCTCGCGGACCGGGAGGAGGACGTCTCTGCGCTGAAGCAGAAGGTCTCCGCCCTCCAGCAGGAGACCGAAAGCCTCACGTCCCAGCTCGGCGACGTCAAGGCCGAGCGGGACGAGCTCAGCGGCCAGGTCGGCGACCTCAGGGAAGAGACGTCTACCCTCAAGACCAAAAACGAAAACCTCCGAAGCCGGCTGGAGGAGCAGGAGGGCCGCATCGAAAAGCAGCAGGAGGAGCTCAGGGACCAGTTCAAGAACCTGGCCAACGAGATCTTGGAGGAGAAGACCGAGAAGTTCACCGAGCAAAACGAGGAGAACCTGGATCAGCTGCTCGGTCCGCTTCAGGAGAAGCTGGAAGGCTTCAAGGAGAAGGTCGAGGAGACCTACGAGAAGGGCCTTAAGGAGCGTAGCCAGCTGGAGACGCAGATCGAGCAGCTGAGCGACCTGAACGAGACGATGTCCGAGCGGGCCGAGGATCTCGTGGGCGCCCTTGAGGGCCAGTCCAAAACCCAGGGCGACTGGGGCGAGATGGTCTTGAAGCGCATCCTGGAGGAGTCCGGCCTGAAGGAGGGCCGGGAGTACCACACGCAGGTCAGCCGGACCAACGGGCAGGGCAAGCGGCTCCGGCCGGACTGCGTGATTGAGCTGCCGGAGGACCGATTTGTCGTGGTCGACTCGAAGGTATCGCTCACGGCGTACCGGCGCTTCAGCTCCGCAGATGGAGAGGAGGAGCGGCAGAGCCACCTCAAGGACCACCTCCAGTCGGTTCGGAGTCACGTCGAGGGGCTCGCCTCGAAGGACTACGGGAGCCTCTATGGCGAGCGGAGCCCGGACTTTGCATTGATGTTCATGCCGATCGAGCCGGCCTTCGCCCTGGCCCTGCAAAACGACGAGGGCCTCTACCAGAGCGCCTTCGACCAGGGGGTGGTGATCGTAAGCCCGACGACGCTTCAGGCCACGACCCTGACGATCGCCAACATCTGGCGGCAGGAGCGGCAGACCCAAAACGCCCGGGAGATCGCCGAGCGGGGCGGGCGGCTCTACGACAAGTTCGTGCTCTTTGCCGAGGCGCTGGAGGAGGTGGGCCAGCGGATCGATCAGGCCCAGGAGAGCTACCACACCGCCCGGAAGCGGCTCACCGACGGGCGCGGCAACCTGCTCCGGCAGGTCGAGATGCTGAGGGAGCTGGGCGCGGAAAACAGCAAGGACCTGCCTGAGGAGATGGAAGGGGACCTGGCCCGCGCCGATCTGCCCGACAGTCAAAAGACTGGCTCCGACGACGCATCCTGA
- a CDS encoding DUF4249 domain-containing protein: protein MRRLLLFAIFGLAALVGCDTAALETESQVVVEAYLEAGEPMDSVRLTRTARASAEYTPERTAVQGADVQVQRLNDSGGVAATVPYTETDSTDGLYIPETPATVKPQGTYRLRAAPPEGPVVTAETTVPAPVEAVRTQNDTTTYPDPDDENSDPPQFELTVRPGPSALERQNVYVLTSRSLLELQSIPASPPDSVAGRLLTPFYLEQYDADSDTLASFRVNSSGLLNEANFTSNDDGTVSITLPWLAVAFYGPNQVRASVVDDNLYDFLRTQSAQQMSLAPGEIPNVDEDIENGTGIFGSFAEASGKVLIRPPNLTGDDVPLRP from the coding sequence ATGCGACGCCTTCTGCTTTTCGCCATTTTTGGCCTTGCTGCCCTCGTCGGCTGCGATACGGCCGCCCTGGAGACCGAATCCCAGGTCGTCGTCGAAGCCTACCTGGAGGCCGGTGAGCCGATGGACTCCGTCCGGCTCACGCGCACCGCACGGGCAAGTGCGGAGTACACCCCCGAGCGGACGGCCGTTCAGGGCGCGGACGTGCAGGTGCAGCGCCTGAACGACAGCGGCGGCGTCGCGGCGACCGTGCCGTACACGGAGACGGACAGCACGGACGGGCTCTACATCCCCGAGACACCAGCCACCGTCAAGCCTCAGGGCACGTACCGGCTGCGGGCCGCCCCGCCGGAAGGCCCTGTCGTCACTGCGGAGACCACCGTGCCGGCCCCCGTCGAGGCCGTGCGGACCCAGAACGACACGACGACATACCCGGACCCGGACGACGAGAACTCCGACCCGCCCCAGTTCGAACTGACGGTCCGGCCCGGGCCGTCTGCCCTGGAGCGGCAAAACGTTTACGTTCTCACGTCGCGGTCCCTGCTTGAGCTGCAGTCCATTCCCGCCAGCCCGCCCGATAGCGTCGCCGGACGCCTGCTGACCCCATTCTATCTCGAACAATACGATGCCGACAGCGACACCCTGGCGTCGTTCCGCGTCAACTCGTCGGGCCTCCTGAACGAGGCGAACTTCACCTCCAACGACGACGGCACCGTCAGCATCACGCTCCCCTGGCTTGCCGTGGCCTTCTACGGGCCGAACCAGGTCCGCGCAAGCGTGGTGGACGACAACCTTTACGACTTTCTGCGCACGCAGTCGGCCCAGCAGATGAGCCTGGCCCCCGGCGAGATTCCGAACGTTGACGAGGACATCGAGAACGGAACCGGCATATTTGGAAGCTTTGCTGAGGCCAGCGGAAAGGTCCTCATTCGCCCACCAAACCTAACGGGCGACGACGTCCCGCTGCGGCCCTGA
- a CDS encoding TonB-dependent receptor: MTEHSRSVFTLAGLCAALLLTLGPIPAGAQESASLSGYVRDAETGETLIQASALVKGTSRGAATNSEGYYTIQDLSAGTYTIVFSYIGYQNRVEKITLSAGEARRLDVELQPAGVAGEEVVVTGEAADEEGSVSMDQVETALIKELPTAFQPDVFRTLKLLPGIKTASDYSSNLYIRGGGPGQNLILLDGTTVYNPTHFFGFFSTFNPDAIKDVELYKGAYPVEYGGRLGGVVDIRNKDGNRRETSGGLSVGLLASRAYIEGPYGGSGDSADGSYMVAVRRSTLEPVLAGLRRTGTDGIPDAFAFYDVNAKVNYDAGPDDKLSLSLYGGQDRLDLQFQTAGRFDIDYGNQTISADWTHLFGSQAFSTLQVTGSRYRSTPVANIANTEFEQTNGVDDLSVNADIEYTPGSNHTLKGGAQWSLLSFQLQESFDGSVTFDQDLRSQQAALYVQDTYKPTGDWTLKAGLRGSYFQKGSFWRLSPRLSAEYSLSPSVQLQAAYGRYHQYITLETSQLFTGFDTWLMSDEGVPPSSGDQLALGLTTQFGDGWQAEVEGYGRTMPGLFREDPFSSGTAGVPYAERFQIGDGRAYGLEALLRRETGDFTGFLSYTLGRTERRFPNINETQAGGPQYYTPKYDRTHDLTLVANYRLTRGWRLTSTFSYSTGQPYTRPERQFSTVDSPFQSATDERTVLISPFNNARLPPYHRLDIGATRSGKFFGIADYEFKIQLINAYARRNVWFYQYERQDDGSLERTEIPQIPVPIPNLSFTLTF, translated from the coding sequence ATGACTGAGCACTCCCGTTCCGTCTTCACCCTCGCCGGCTTGTGCGCAGCCCTTCTCCTGACCCTGGGGCCCATCCCCGCCGGGGCCCAGGAGAGCGCGTCCCTGAGCGGCTACGTGCGGGACGCCGAGACCGGCGAGACGCTGATTCAGGCAAGCGCTCTCGTCAAGGGGACCAGCCGCGGGGCGGCCACCAACAGCGAGGGCTACTACACGATTCAGGACCTCTCCGCCGGCACGTACACGATTGTGTTCTCCTACATCGGCTACCAGAACCGCGTGGAGAAAATCACCCTGTCGGCCGGCGAGGCGCGCCGTCTCGACGTCGAGCTTCAGCCGGCGGGCGTGGCGGGCGAGGAGGTCGTCGTGACCGGCGAAGCGGCCGACGAGGAGGGCTCCGTGAGCATGGACCAAGTGGAGACGGCCCTGATTAAGGAGCTCCCCACCGCGTTCCAGCCGGACGTCTTCCGCACGCTGAAGCTGCTTCCCGGCATTAAAACCGCCTCGGACTACTCCAGCAACCTCTACATCCGCGGCGGGGGGCCGGGCCAGAACCTAATTCTGCTCGACGGCACCACGGTGTACAACCCGACCCATTTCTTCGGCTTCTTCTCCACGTTCAACCCCGATGCGATCAAGGACGTGGAGCTGTACAAGGGGGCGTATCCGGTGGAGTACGGCGGGCGCCTCGGGGGGGTGGTCGACATCCGCAACAAGGACGGAAACCGCCGCGAGACCAGCGGGGGGCTGAGCGTGGGGCTGCTCGCGTCCCGGGCGTACATCGAGGGGCCCTACGGGGGAAGCGGCGACTCGGCGGACGGCTCGTACATGGTCGCCGTGCGCCGCTCGACCCTTGAGCCCGTGCTGGCGGGGCTGCGGCGCACCGGTACGGATGGCATCCCGGACGCCTTCGCGTTTTACGACGTGAACGCGAAGGTCAACTACGACGCGGGCCCCGACGACAAGCTCTCTCTGTCCCTGTACGGGGGGCAGGACCGCCTGGACCTGCAGTTTCAAACCGCCGGGCGCTTCGACATCGACTACGGAAATCAGACGATCAGTGCGGACTGGACGCACCTCTTCGGAAGCCAGGCCTTCTCGACCCTGCAGGTCACCGGGTCGCGGTACCGCAGCACCCCGGTGGCCAACATCGCGAACACCGAGTTCGAACAGACGAACGGGGTCGACGACCTGTCGGTGAATGCGGATATCGAGTACACCCCCGGCTCGAACCACACCCTGAAGGGCGGCGCCCAGTGGAGCCTGCTCTCGTTCCAGCTGCAGGAGTCCTTCGACGGCTCCGTGACCTTCGACCAGGACCTTCGCAGCCAGCAGGCGGCCCTCTACGTTCAGGACACGTACAAACCGACCGGCGACTGGACCCTCAAGGCGGGCCTTCGGGGCTCGTACTTCCAGAAGGGCAGTTTTTGGCGCCTCTCCCCTCGCCTTTCGGCCGAATACTCCTTGTCCCCCTCCGTGCAGCTGCAGGCGGCGTACGGGCGCTACCACCAGTACATCACGCTGGAGACCAGCCAGCTCTTTACGGGCTTCGACACGTGGCTGATGTCCGACGAAGGCGTGCCCCCGTCTTCGGGCGACCAGCTGGCGCTGGGGCTGACCACGCAATTCGGGGACGGCTGGCAGGCGGAGGTTGAGGGCTATGGCCGCACCATGCCCGGCCTGTTCCGGGAGGACCCGTTTTCGTCCGGCACGGCAGGGGTGCCCTACGCCGAGCGGTTCCAGATCGGCGACGGGCGGGCTTACGGGTTGGAGGCGCTGCTGCGCCGAGAGACCGGGGACTTCACCGGCTTCCTCAGCTACACGCTGGGGCGCACCGAACGCCGGTTCCCGAACATCAATGAGACCCAGGCAGGGGGGCCTCAGTACTACACGCCGAAGTACGACCGGACTCACGACCTGACGCTCGTTGCGAACTATCGGCTCACCAGGGGCTGGCGCCTCACCAGCACGTTCAGCTACAGCACGGGCCAGCCCTACACCCGCCCCGAACGGCAGTTTAGCACCGTGGACAGTCCCTTTCAGTCCGCCACCGACGAGCGAACGGTGCTGATCAGCCCCTTCAACAACGCCCGGCTCCCCCCCTACCATCGCCTCGACATCGGGGCGACCCGCAGCGGGAAATTCTTCGGGATTGCGGACTACGAGTTCAAGATACAGCTCATCAACGCGTATGCCCGGCGGAACGTCTGGTTTTACCAGTACGAGCGCCAGGACGACGGGAGCCTCGAGCGCACCGAGATCCCCCAAATCCCGGTCCCGATCCCCAACCTGTCGTTCACGCTCACGTTCTAG
- a CDS encoding PAS domain-containing sensor histidine kinase: MFDSATDALSRPSALGRRSAFQLLLVVGLTLTSSLLFDVYADWVRQGDPLWTTVLENLVPILLALALPYVGWRPLQSPSGAPYLPDVAKYALVGSLGLGLLAGLVVGVQVLQEEIKPAVIVLQLTTVGGIAGLCVGYSTAQLKEATRDAQDDRNRLENLLDGLPVPVVHGRVEGETLNILAANAAFERAFGHDPEESIGENLYDLIRPGDTQRGTGRINHQALDSGASETYSVYTDITKRKRREERLQTLYARLQLALDVSDTGTFDWEIQADEVIWDETSERLFGYEPGGFPGTFAAWAQRVHPDDLPGVREDIEQAIDAQEEFRTEFRAQIPGGQQRWIEGRGIVEYDDRGEPIRMLGIHTDITERKKREQTLREAKERAEEAARLKSAMLANMSHEIRTPLTSITGFSEVLEQNLSGQHGDFATKIRKSSERLQRTLESVLHLSKLESSVHKLKREEVSLRAVVEDVTAALRDDLTEKSLALQTEIPDSPVSGISNEDALHRICRNLLENAIKFTPAGGCVGIRLLDEGRSATLEIEDSGIGMDPENVPGLFQAFRQESEGMAREYEGSGLGLSIVKRLTDELGGEVDVETEKGEGTCFAVTLPLTDDAHERSDETVGG; the protein is encoded by the coding sequence ATGTTCGATTCGGCCACCGATGCCCTCTCCCGTCCTTCAGCACTGGGCCGGCGCAGTGCCTTTCAGCTGTTGCTCGTCGTCGGTCTGACGCTGACGTCCTCCCTTCTGTTTGATGTCTACGCGGACTGGGTCCGCCAGGGAGACCCGCTGTGGACGACGGTACTGGAAAATTTGGTGCCGATCCTCCTGGCCCTGGCGCTTCCCTACGTCGGGTGGAGGCCTCTTCAAAGCCCATCCGGTGCTCCCTACCTACCGGACGTGGCGAAATACGCGTTGGTGGGAAGTCTTGGGCTGGGGCTTCTTGCTGGGCTCGTGGTGGGAGTGCAGGTCCTGCAGGAAGAAATCAAGCCTGCCGTCATCGTTCTGCAACTAACCACAGTCGGTGGAATCGCGGGCCTCTGCGTAGGATACAGTACCGCCCAGTTGAAGGAAGCCACACGCGACGCGCAGGACGACCGCAATCGGCTCGAAAATCTCTTGGACGGCCTTCCGGTTCCTGTCGTCCACGGGCGGGTTGAGGGAGAAACGCTCAACATCCTGGCTGCCAACGCTGCGTTCGAGAGGGCGTTCGGCCATGACCCCGAGGAATCCATCGGGGAGAACCTGTACGACCTCATCCGTCCGGGGGACACGCAGCGGGGCACCGGAAGAATTAATCACCAGGCCCTGGACTCGGGGGCCTCAGAGACGTATTCCGTATACACGGACATCACCAAGCGGAAGCGGCGGGAGGAGCGGCTTCAGACGCTGTATGCTCGCCTTCAGCTTGCGCTCGACGTGTCGGACACGGGGACGTTTGACTGGGAAATCCAGGCCGACGAGGTGATCTGGGACGAGACCTCCGAGCGGCTTTTTGGGTATGAGCCTGGGGGGTTCCCAGGAACGTTTGCGGCCTGGGCCCAGCGCGTTCATCCCGATGATCTTCCGGGTGTCCGGGAGGACATCGAGCAGGCAATCGATGCTCAAGAGGAGTTCAGGACGGAATTCCGGGCGCAGATCCCCGGTGGTCAGCAACGGTGGATTGAAGGCCGCGGTATTGTCGAGTATGACGATAGAGGAGAGCCGATTCGGATGCTGGGGATCCACACCGACATCACCGAGCGAAAGAAGCGCGAACAGACGCTCCGTGAGGCAAAAGAAAGGGCAGAGGAGGCCGCCCGGCTCAAGTCCGCGATGCTGGCAAACATGAGCCACGAGATCCGCACGCCCCTCACCTCCATCACCGGCTTCTCGGAGGTGCTGGAACAGAACCTCAGTGGCCAGCACGGAGACTTCGCCACCAAGATACGCAAAAGCAGTGAGCGGCTTCAGCGGACGCTCGAGTCGGTGCTCCATCTCTCAAAACTGGAGTCCAGCGTCCACAAGCTCAAGCGGGAGGAGGTCTCGCTGAGGGCTGTCGTCGAGGACGTTACCGCAGCGCTCCGTGACGACCTCACTGAAAAATCCCTCGCTCTGCAAACTGAGATCCCGGACTCACCAGTCAGCGGCATCTCGAACGAGGACGCCCTCCACCGAATCTGCCGAAACCTGCTAGAGAACGCGATTAAGTTTACGCCGGCGGGAGGCTGCGTGGGGATTCGCCTCCTGGATGAGGGCCGAAGCGCAACCCTTGAGATTGAGGACTCCGGGATCGGAATGGACCCGGAGAACGTGCCGGGGCTCTTTCAGGCCTTCAGACAAGAGTCGGAGGGGATGGCCCGTGAGTACGAGGGCAGCGGCCTGGGGCTGTCGATCGTGAAGCGGCTTACCGACGAGCTTGGGGGCGAGGTCGATGTCGAGACCGAAAAGGGCGAGGGCACCTGCTTTGCCGTAACGCTTCCCCTGACCGACGACGCGCACGAGCGCTCCGACGAGACCGTAGGTGGCTGA